The Corvus hawaiiensis isolate bCorHaw1 chromosome 2, bCorHaw1.pri.cur, whole genome shotgun sequence genome includes a window with the following:
- the TIMM10B gene encoding mitochondrial import inner membrane translocase subunit Tim10 B, translating into MDPAAENRQQLRSLRDFLLVYNRMTELCFRHCVCNLNYRLLTGREESCLDSCAARLVRANHRLMGAYVGLVPALLQRRAAEHGTAAQLPGLPASPDPAPGPAEPSPDAPLAST; encoded by the exons GAGAACCGGCAGCAGCTCCGCAGC CTGCGGGACTTCCTGCTGGTCTACAACCGCATGACCGAGCTCTGCTTCCGCCACTGTGTCTGCAACCTCAACTACCGGCTGCTCACGGGCCGCGAG GAGTCGTGCCTGGACAGCTGCGCCGCGAGGCTGGTCCGTGCCAACCACCGCCTCATGGGCGCCTACGTGGGACTGGTGCCGGCACTGCTGCAGCGTCGTGCAGCCGAGCACGGGACAGCAGCGCAGCTGCCCGGACTCCCGGCCTCCCCAGACccggccccgggccccgccgaGCCCTCGCCAGACGCTCCCCTTGCCAGCACGTAG
- the RRP8 gene encoding ribosomal RNA-processing protein 8 isoform X5, whose translation MVAEVASRFEDTRAFLKAMTQLGFRTVSKELKGFTCLDDLLHVKGITTRILELNSQRMTCRRRPGPEGPPRASPTPLGDSEDHRAPAAQVNAEGSLLPGAGIREEVWLWGSSGEPHWILEELMVVGLGVLHPATPHSAVEWSPCAPGPWLSLAAIQQHSQPPPLSWSPAAQGWCGASPAPCLFPAQVVAEEEEEEEEEEEAPGPWEPEPPWKGTPRSGADPDGSGGQGPQEPPRSTREQEEEEEEEEEEEEEEEEGSCCSEEGEDSSNVYLYYTLGERWIDYLQRTGDGGLLRHLRPKMKRKSENGPDGRALSPGKKLCKGSDYGRTLGPCTPSPTTTFGDLRNAKVGQARRRRIPSVAPPPELQDWLRTFQRWSGPEKLLALDELIDRCEPAQIKYMMQVIEPQFQRDFISLLPKELALYVLSFLEPRDLLRAAQTCRYWRVLAEDNLLWREKCREEGIEEPLHLRKRRLLSPGFMYSPWKFAFLRQHRIDMNWRSGELRPPKVLKGHDDHVITCLQFCGNRIVSGSDDNTLKVWSAVTGECVQTLVGHTGGVWSSQMRDSVVISGSTDRTLKVWNADSGECVHTLYGHTSTVRCMHLHGNRVVSGSRDATLRLWDIETGQCLHVLMGHVAAVRCVQYDGNKVVSGAYDYTVKVWDPESESCTHTLQGHTNRVYSLQFDGTHIVSGSLDTSIRVWDVESGNCLHTLMGHQSLTSGMELRDNILVSGNADSTVKIWDIKTGQCLQTLQGPSKHQSAVTCLQFSSKFVVTSSDDGTVKLWDLKTGEFVRNLVALESGGSGGVVWRIRASNTKLVCAVGSRNGTEETKLLVLDFDVDLK comes from the exons GAGCTGAAGGGCTTCACTTGCTTGGATGACCTGCTGCACGTCAAGGGCATTACCACGCGCATCCTGGAGCTCAACAGCCAGCGCATGACGTGCCGGCGGCGCCCGGGCCCCGAGGGGCCCCCACGGGCCAGCCCCACTCCCTTGGGGGACAGTGAGGACCACAGGGCACCTGCAGCACAGGTAAATGCAGAAGggtccctgctgccaggtgcAGGGATAAGGGAGGAGGTTTGGCTCTGGGGGAGCTCAGGGGAACCTCACTGGATTCTGGAGGAGCTTATGGTTGTGGGTCTGGGGGTTCTCCACCCTGCAACCCCCCACAGTGCTGTTGAGTGGAGCCCCTGTGCTCCAGGGCCATGGCTCTCACTGGCAGCCATccagcagcactcccagcccccACCCCTCTCCTGGTCTCCAGCAGCCCAAGGCTGGTGtggagccagccctgccccctGCCTGTTCCCTGCTCAGGTGGTGgctgaagaggaggaagaggaggaggaggaagaggaagcgCCAGGGCCCTGGGAGCCAGAGCCACCCTGGAAGGGTACCCCCAGGTCCGGAGCAGACCCTGATGGTTCTGGGGGGCAGGGACCACAGGAGCCTCCCAGGTCcaccagggagcaggaggaggaggaggaggaagaagaggaggaggaggaggaggaggaggaagggagctgctgcagcgaGGAGGGGGAAGACAGCAGCAATGTATACCTGTACTACACCCTGGGAGAGCGCTGGATCGACTACCTGCAGCGCACTGGGGATGGGGGGCTGCTGCGGCACCTGCGCCCCAAG ATGAAGCGGAAGTCAGAGAACGGGCCGGACGGCCGGGCCTTGTCCCCCGGGAAGAAGCTGTGCAAGGGCTCTGACTATGGCAG GACACTGGGTCCCTGCACACCCAGCCCCACCACCACCTTTGGGGACCTGCGTAACGCCAAGGTGGGGCAGGCCCGGCGCCGTCGCATCCCCTCGGTGGCCCCCCCACCTGAGCTGCAGGACTGGCTCCGCACCTTCCAG CGCTGGAGCGGCCCTGAGAAGCTGCTGGCCCTGGATGAGCTCATTGACCGCTGCGAGCCGGCGCAGATCAAGTACATGATGCAGGTCATCGAGCCCCAGTTCCAGCGGGACTtcatctccctgctgcccaAGGAG CTGGCCCTGTACGTTTTGTCTTTCCTGGAGCCACGGGACCTGCTCCGTGCTGCCCAGACCTGCCGCTACTGGAGGGTCCTGGCCGAGGACAATCTGCTCTGGAGGGAGAAGTGCCGTGAGGAAG GGATCGAGGAGCCTCTACACCTGCGGAAGCGACGCCTGCTCAGCCCTGGATTCATGTACAGCCCCTGGAAATTCGCCTTCCTGCGCCAGCACCGCATCGACATGAACTGGCGTAGTGGAGAGCTGCGGCCCCCCAAG GTACTGAAGGGCCATGACGACCATGTGATCACCTGCCTGCAGTTCTGCGGGAATCGCATCGTAAGCGGCTCTGATGACAACACGCTCAAAGTGTGGTCAGCTGTCACAGGGGAG TGTGTGCAGACGCTGGTGGGCCACACCGGCGGGGTTTGGTCCTCCCAGATGAGGGACAGTGTTGTCATCAGTGGCTCCACTGACCGCACGCTCAAGGTGTGGAACGCTGATAGCGGCGAGTGCGTGCACACACTGTACGGACACACATCGACCGTGCGCTGCATGCACCTGCATGGCAACAG GGTGGTGAGTGGCTCCCGGGACGCCAcactgcggctctgggacatcGAGACGGGGCAGTGCCTGCACGTGCTGATGGGGCACGTGGCAGCCGTACGCTGTGTCCAGTATGATGGCAACAAGGTGGTCAGTGGTGCCTATGACTACACGGTCAAGGTGTGGGACCCTGAGAGCGAGAGCTGCACCCATACACTGCAGGGGCACACCAACCGCGTCTACTCACTGCAG TTTGATGGGACACACATCGTGAGTGGGTCCCTGGACACATCAATCCGCGTGTGGGATGTGGAGAGTGGGAACTGCCTGCACACACTCATGGGGCACCAGTCGCTCACCAGTGGGATGGAGCTGCGAGACAACATCCTCGTGTCCGGCAACGCTGACTCCACTGTCAAGATCTGGGACATCAAGACGGGGCAGTGCCTGCAGACACTGCAGG GTCCCAGCAAGCACCAGAGCGCTGTCACCTGCCTGCAGTTCAGCTCCAAGTTCGTGGTGACCAGCTCGGACGATGGCACAGTGAAGCTGTGGGACCTGAAGACAGGGGAGTTTGTGCGAAACCTTGTGGCCCTGGAGAgtgggggctcggggggggtCGTGTGGCGCATCCGTGCCTCCAACACAAAACTCGTGTGCGCCGTGGGCAGCCGCAACGGCACTGAGGAGACcaagctgctggtgctggacTTTGATGTGGACCTTAAGTGA
- the RRP8 gene encoding ribosomal RNA-processing protein 8 isoform X4 codes for MSGPGGPGPAGAKLDINRAGVAELEGALSGIGRRRARGIVRKREELKGFTCLDDLLHVKGITTRILELNSQRMTCRRRPGPEGPPRASPTPLGDSEDHRAPAAQVNAEGSLLPGAGIREEVWLWGSSGEPHWILEELMVVGLGVLHPATPHSAVEWSPCAPGPWLSLAAIQQHSQPPPLSWSPAAQGWCGASPAPCLFPAQVVAEEEEEEEEEEEAPGPWEPEPPWKGTPRSGADPDGSGGQGPQEPPRSTREQEEEEEEEEEEEEEEEEGSCCSEEGEDSSNVYLYYTLGERWIDYLQRTGDGGLLRHLRPKMKRKSENGPDGRALSPGKKLCKGSDYGRTLGPCTPSPTTTFGDLRNAKVGQARRRRIPSVAPPPELQDWLRTFQRWSGPEKLLALDELIDRCEPAQIKYMMQVIEPQFQRDFISLLPKELALYVLSFLEPRDLLRAAQTCRYWRVLAEDNLLWREKCREEGIEEPLHLRKRRLLSPGFMYSPWKFAFLRQHRIDMNWRSGELRPPKVLKGHDDHVITCLQFCGNRIVSGSDDNTLKVWSAVTGECVQTLVGHTGGVWSSQMRDSVVISGSTDRTLKVWNADSGECVHTLYGHTSTVRCMHLHGNRVVSGSRDATLRLWDIETGQCLHVLMGHVAAVRCVQYDGNKVVSGAYDYTVKVWDPESESCTHTLQGHTNRVYSLQFDGTHIVSGSLDTSIRVWDVESGNCLHTLMGHQSLTSGMELRDNILVSGNADSTVKIWDIKTGQCLQTLQGPSKHQSAVTCLQFSSKFVVTSSDDGTVKLWDLKTGEFVRNLVALESGGSGGVVWRIRASNTKLVCAVGSRNGTEETKLLVLDFDVDLK; via the exons GAGCTGAAGGGCTTCACTTGCTTGGATGACCTGCTGCACGTCAAGGGCATTACCACGCGCATCCTGGAGCTCAACAGCCAGCGCATGACGTGCCGGCGGCGCCCGGGCCCCGAGGGGCCCCCACGGGCCAGCCCCACTCCCTTGGGGGACAGTGAGGACCACAGGGCACCTGCAGCACAGGTAAATGCAGAAGggtccctgctgccaggtgcAGGGATAAGGGAGGAGGTTTGGCTCTGGGGGAGCTCAGGGGAACCTCACTGGATTCTGGAGGAGCTTATGGTTGTGGGTCTGGGGGTTCTCCACCCTGCAACCCCCCACAGTGCTGTTGAGTGGAGCCCCTGTGCTCCAGGGCCATGGCTCTCACTGGCAGCCATccagcagcactcccagcccccACCCCTCTCCTGGTCTCCAGCAGCCCAAGGCTGGTGtggagccagccctgccccctGCCTGTTCCCTGCTCAGGTGGTGgctgaagaggaggaagaggaggaggaggaagaggaagcgCCAGGGCCCTGGGAGCCAGAGCCACCCTGGAAGGGTACCCCCAGGTCCGGAGCAGACCCTGATGGTTCTGGGGGGCAGGGACCACAGGAGCCTCCCAGGTCcaccagggagcaggaggaggaggaggaggaagaagaggaggaggaggaggaggaggaggaagggagctgctgcagcgaGGAGGGGGAAGACAGCAGCAATGTATACCTGTACTACACCCTGGGAGAGCGCTGGATCGACTACCTGCAGCGCACTGGGGATGGGGGGCTGCTGCGGCACCTGCGCCCCAAG ATGAAGCGGAAGTCAGAGAACGGGCCGGACGGCCGGGCCTTGTCCCCCGGGAAGAAGCTGTGCAAGGGCTCTGACTATGGCAG GACACTGGGTCCCTGCACACCCAGCCCCACCACCACCTTTGGGGACCTGCGTAACGCCAAGGTGGGGCAGGCCCGGCGCCGTCGCATCCCCTCGGTGGCCCCCCCACCTGAGCTGCAGGACTGGCTCCGCACCTTCCAG CGCTGGAGCGGCCCTGAGAAGCTGCTGGCCCTGGATGAGCTCATTGACCGCTGCGAGCCGGCGCAGATCAAGTACATGATGCAGGTCATCGAGCCCCAGTTCCAGCGGGACTtcatctccctgctgcccaAGGAG CTGGCCCTGTACGTTTTGTCTTTCCTGGAGCCACGGGACCTGCTCCGTGCTGCCCAGACCTGCCGCTACTGGAGGGTCCTGGCCGAGGACAATCTGCTCTGGAGGGAGAAGTGCCGTGAGGAAG GGATCGAGGAGCCTCTACACCTGCGGAAGCGACGCCTGCTCAGCCCTGGATTCATGTACAGCCCCTGGAAATTCGCCTTCCTGCGCCAGCACCGCATCGACATGAACTGGCGTAGTGGAGAGCTGCGGCCCCCCAAG GTACTGAAGGGCCATGACGACCATGTGATCACCTGCCTGCAGTTCTGCGGGAATCGCATCGTAAGCGGCTCTGATGACAACACGCTCAAAGTGTGGTCAGCTGTCACAGGGGAG TGTGTGCAGACGCTGGTGGGCCACACCGGCGGGGTTTGGTCCTCCCAGATGAGGGACAGTGTTGTCATCAGTGGCTCCACTGACCGCACGCTCAAGGTGTGGAACGCTGATAGCGGCGAGTGCGTGCACACACTGTACGGACACACATCGACCGTGCGCTGCATGCACCTGCATGGCAACAG GGTGGTGAGTGGCTCCCGGGACGCCAcactgcggctctgggacatcGAGACGGGGCAGTGCCTGCACGTGCTGATGGGGCACGTGGCAGCCGTACGCTGTGTCCAGTATGATGGCAACAAGGTGGTCAGTGGTGCCTATGACTACACGGTCAAGGTGTGGGACCCTGAGAGCGAGAGCTGCACCCATACACTGCAGGGGCACACCAACCGCGTCTACTCACTGCAG TTTGATGGGACACACATCGTGAGTGGGTCCCTGGACACATCAATCCGCGTGTGGGATGTGGAGAGTGGGAACTGCCTGCACACACTCATGGGGCACCAGTCGCTCACCAGTGGGATGGAGCTGCGAGACAACATCCTCGTGTCCGGCAACGCTGACTCCACTGTCAAGATCTGGGACATCAAGACGGGGCAGTGCCTGCAGACACTGCAGG GTCCCAGCAAGCACCAGAGCGCTGTCACCTGCCTGCAGTTCAGCTCCAAGTTCGTGGTGACCAGCTCGGACGATGGCACAGTGAAGCTGTGGGACCTGAAGACAGGGGAGTTTGTGCGAAACCTTGTGGCCCTGGAGAgtgggggctcggggggggtCGTGTGGCGCATCCGTGCCTCCAACACAAAACTCGTGTGCGCCGTGGGCAGCCGCAACGGCACTGAGGAGACcaagctgctggtgctggacTTTGATGTGGACCTTAAGTGA
- the RRP8 gene encoding ribosomal RNA-processing protein 8 isoform X7 has translation MSGPGGPGPAGAKLDINRAGVAELEGALSGIGRRRARGIVRKREELKGFTCLDDLLHVKGITTRILELNSQRMTCRRRPGPEGPPRASPTPLGDSEDHRAPAAQVVAEEEEEEEEEEEAPGPWEPEPPWKGTPRSGADPDGSGGQGPQEPPRSTREQEEEEEEEEEEEEEEEEGSCCSEEGEDSSNVYLYYTLGERWIDYLQRTGDGGLLRHLRPKMKRKSENGPDGRALSPGKKLCKGSDYGRTLGPCTPSPTTTFGDLRNAKVGQARRRRIPSVAPPPELQDWLRTFQRWSGPEKLLALDELIDRCEPAQIKYMMQVIEPQFQRDFISLLPKELALYVLSFLEPRDLLRAAQTCRYWRVLAEDNLLWREKCREEGIEEPLHLRKRRLLSPGFMYSPWKFAFLRQHRIDMNWRSGELRPPKVLKGHDDHVITCLQFCGNRIVSGSDDNTLKVWSAVTGECVQTLVGHTGGVWSSQMRDSVVISGSTDRTLKVWNADSGECVHTLYGHTSTVRCMHLHGNRVVSGSRDATLRLWDIETGQCLHVLMGHVAAVRCVQYDGNKVVSGAYDYTVKVWDPESESCTHTLQGHTNRVYSLQFDGTHIVSGSLDTSIRVWDVESGNCLHTLMGHQSLTSGMELRDNILVSGNADSTVKIWDIKTGQCLQTLQGPSKHQSAVTCLQFSSKFVVTSSDDGTVKLWDLKTGEFVRNLVALESGGSGGVVWRIRASNTKLVCAVGSRNGTEETKLLVLDFDVDLK, from the exons GAGCTGAAGGGCTTCACTTGCTTGGATGACCTGCTGCACGTCAAGGGCATTACCACGCGCATCCTGGAGCTCAACAGCCAGCGCATGACGTGCCGGCGGCGCCCGGGCCCCGAGGGGCCCCCACGGGCCAGCCCCACTCCCTTGGGGGACAGTGAGGACCACAGGGCACCTGCAGCACAG GTGGTGgctgaagaggaggaagaggaggaggaggaagaggaagcgCCAGGGCCCTGGGAGCCAGAGCCACCCTGGAAGGGTACCCCCAGGTCCGGAGCAGACCCTGATGGTTCTGGGGGGCAGGGACCACAGGAGCCTCCCAGGTCcaccagggagcaggaggaggaggaggaggaagaagaggaggaggaggaggaggaggaggaagggagctgctgcagcgaGGAGGGGGAAGACAGCAGCAATGTATACCTGTACTACACCCTGGGAGAGCGCTGGATCGACTACCTGCAGCGCACTGGGGATGGGGGGCTGCTGCGGCACCTGCGCCCCAAG ATGAAGCGGAAGTCAGAGAACGGGCCGGACGGCCGGGCCTTGTCCCCCGGGAAGAAGCTGTGCAAGGGCTCTGACTATGGCAG GACACTGGGTCCCTGCACACCCAGCCCCACCACCACCTTTGGGGACCTGCGTAACGCCAAGGTGGGGCAGGCCCGGCGCCGTCGCATCCCCTCGGTGGCCCCCCCACCTGAGCTGCAGGACTGGCTCCGCACCTTCCAG CGCTGGAGCGGCCCTGAGAAGCTGCTGGCCCTGGATGAGCTCATTGACCGCTGCGAGCCGGCGCAGATCAAGTACATGATGCAGGTCATCGAGCCCCAGTTCCAGCGGGACTtcatctccctgctgcccaAGGAG CTGGCCCTGTACGTTTTGTCTTTCCTGGAGCCACGGGACCTGCTCCGTGCTGCCCAGACCTGCCGCTACTGGAGGGTCCTGGCCGAGGACAATCTGCTCTGGAGGGAGAAGTGCCGTGAGGAAG GGATCGAGGAGCCTCTACACCTGCGGAAGCGACGCCTGCTCAGCCCTGGATTCATGTACAGCCCCTGGAAATTCGCCTTCCTGCGCCAGCACCGCATCGACATGAACTGGCGTAGTGGAGAGCTGCGGCCCCCCAAG GTACTGAAGGGCCATGACGACCATGTGATCACCTGCCTGCAGTTCTGCGGGAATCGCATCGTAAGCGGCTCTGATGACAACACGCTCAAAGTGTGGTCAGCTGTCACAGGGGAG TGTGTGCAGACGCTGGTGGGCCACACCGGCGGGGTTTGGTCCTCCCAGATGAGGGACAGTGTTGTCATCAGTGGCTCCACTGACCGCACGCTCAAGGTGTGGAACGCTGATAGCGGCGAGTGCGTGCACACACTGTACGGACACACATCGACCGTGCGCTGCATGCACCTGCATGGCAACAG GGTGGTGAGTGGCTCCCGGGACGCCAcactgcggctctgggacatcGAGACGGGGCAGTGCCTGCACGTGCTGATGGGGCACGTGGCAGCCGTACGCTGTGTCCAGTATGATGGCAACAAGGTGGTCAGTGGTGCCTATGACTACACGGTCAAGGTGTGGGACCCTGAGAGCGAGAGCTGCACCCATACACTGCAGGGGCACACCAACCGCGTCTACTCACTGCAG TTTGATGGGACACACATCGTGAGTGGGTCCCTGGACACATCAATCCGCGTGTGGGATGTGGAGAGTGGGAACTGCCTGCACACACTCATGGGGCACCAGTCGCTCACCAGTGGGATGGAGCTGCGAGACAACATCCTCGTGTCCGGCAACGCTGACTCCACTGTCAAGATCTGGGACATCAAGACGGGGCAGTGCCTGCAGACACTGCAGG GTCCCAGCAAGCACCAGAGCGCTGTCACCTGCCTGCAGTTCAGCTCCAAGTTCGTGGTGACCAGCTCGGACGATGGCACAGTGAAGCTGTGGGACCTGAAGACAGGGGAGTTTGTGCGAAACCTTGTGGCCCTGGAGAgtgggggctcggggggggtCGTGTGGCGCATCCGTGCCTCCAACACAAAACTCGTGTGCGCCGTGGGCAGCCGCAACGGCACTGAGGAGACcaagctgctggtgctggacTTTGATGTGGACCTTAAGTGA
- the RRP8 gene encoding ribosomal RNA-processing protein 8 isoform X6 gives MTCRRRPGPEGPPRASPTPLGDSEDHRAPAAQVNAEGSLLPGAGIREEVWLWGSSGEPHWILEELMVVGLGVLHPATPHSAVEWSPCAPGPWLSLAAIQQHSQPPPLSWSPAAQGWCGASPAPCLFPAQVVAEEEEEEEEEEEAPGPWEPEPPWKGTPRSGADPDGSGGQGPQEPPRSTREQEEEEEEEEEEEEEEEEGSCCSEEGEDSSNVYLYYTLGERWIDYLQRTGDGGLLRHLRPKMKRKSENGPDGRALSPGKKLCKGSDYGRTLGPCTPSPTTTFGDLRNAKVGQARRRRIPSVAPPPELQDWLRTFQRWSGPEKLLALDELIDRCEPAQIKYMMQVIEPQFQRDFISLLPKELALYVLSFLEPRDLLRAAQTCRYWRVLAEDNLLWREKCREEGIEEPLHLRKRRLLSPGFMYSPWKFAFLRQHRIDMNWRSGELRPPKVLKGHDDHVITCLQFCGNRIVSGSDDNTLKVWSAVTGECVQTLVGHTGGVWSSQMRDSVVISGSTDRTLKVWNADSGECVHTLYGHTSTVRCMHLHGNRVVSGSRDATLRLWDIETGQCLHVLMGHVAAVRCVQYDGNKVVSGAYDYTVKVWDPESESCTHTLQGHTNRVYSLQFDGTHIVSGSLDTSIRVWDVESGNCLHTLMGHQSLTSGMELRDNILVSGNADSTVKIWDIKTGQCLQTLQGPSKHQSAVTCLQFSSKFVVTSSDDGTVKLWDLKTGEFVRNLVALESGGSGGVVWRIRASNTKLVCAVGSRNGTEETKLLVLDFDVDLK, from the exons ATGACGTGCCGGCGGCGCCCGGGCCCCGAGGGGCCCCCACGGGCCAGCCCCACTCCCTTGGGGGACAGTGAGGACCACAGGGCACCTGCAGCACAGGTAAATGCAGAAGggtccctgctgccaggtgcAGGGATAAGGGAGGAGGTTTGGCTCTGGGGGAGCTCAGGGGAACCTCACTGGATTCTGGAGGAGCTTATGGTTGTGGGTCTGGGGGTTCTCCACCCTGCAACCCCCCACAGTGCTGTTGAGTGGAGCCCCTGTGCTCCAGGGCCATGGCTCTCACTGGCAGCCATccagcagcactcccagcccccACCCCTCTCCTGGTCTCCAGCAGCCCAAGGCTGGTGtggagccagccctgccccctGCCTGTTCCCTGCTCAGGTGGTGgctgaagaggaggaagaggaggaggaggaagaggaagcgCCAGGGCCCTGGGAGCCAGAGCCACCCTGGAAGGGTACCCCCAGGTCCGGAGCAGACCCTGATGGTTCTGGGGGGCAGGGACCACAGGAGCCTCCCAGGTCcaccagggagcaggaggaggaggaggaggaagaagaggaggaggaggaggaggaggaggaagggagctgctgcagcgaGGAGGGGGAAGACAGCAGCAATGTATACCTGTACTACACCCTGGGAGAGCGCTGGATCGACTACCTGCAGCGCACTGGGGATGGGGGGCTGCTGCGGCACCTGCGCCCCAAG ATGAAGCGGAAGTCAGAGAACGGGCCGGACGGCCGGGCCTTGTCCCCCGGGAAGAAGCTGTGCAAGGGCTCTGACTATGGCAG GACACTGGGTCCCTGCACACCCAGCCCCACCACCACCTTTGGGGACCTGCGTAACGCCAAGGTGGGGCAGGCCCGGCGCCGTCGCATCCCCTCGGTGGCCCCCCCACCTGAGCTGCAGGACTGGCTCCGCACCTTCCAG CGCTGGAGCGGCCCTGAGAAGCTGCTGGCCCTGGATGAGCTCATTGACCGCTGCGAGCCGGCGCAGATCAAGTACATGATGCAGGTCATCGAGCCCCAGTTCCAGCGGGACTtcatctccctgctgcccaAGGAG CTGGCCCTGTACGTTTTGTCTTTCCTGGAGCCACGGGACCTGCTCCGTGCTGCCCAGACCTGCCGCTACTGGAGGGTCCTGGCCGAGGACAATCTGCTCTGGAGGGAGAAGTGCCGTGAGGAAG GGATCGAGGAGCCTCTACACCTGCGGAAGCGACGCCTGCTCAGCCCTGGATTCATGTACAGCCCCTGGAAATTCGCCTTCCTGCGCCAGCACCGCATCGACATGAACTGGCGTAGTGGAGAGCTGCGGCCCCCCAAG GTACTGAAGGGCCATGACGACCATGTGATCACCTGCCTGCAGTTCTGCGGGAATCGCATCGTAAGCGGCTCTGATGACAACACGCTCAAAGTGTGGTCAGCTGTCACAGGGGAG TGTGTGCAGACGCTGGTGGGCCACACCGGCGGGGTTTGGTCCTCCCAGATGAGGGACAGTGTTGTCATCAGTGGCTCCACTGACCGCACGCTCAAGGTGTGGAACGCTGATAGCGGCGAGTGCGTGCACACACTGTACGGACACACATCGACCGTGCGCTGCATGCACCTGCATGGCAACAG GGTGGTGAGTGGCTCCCGGGACGCCAcactgcggctctgggacatcGAGACGGGGCAGTGCCTGCACGTGCTGATGGGGCACGTGGCAGCCGTACGCTGTGTCCAGTATGATGGCAACAAGGTGGTCAGTGGTGCCTATGACTACACGGTCAAGGTGTGGGACCCTGAGAGCGAGAGCTGCACCCATACACTGCAGGGGCACACCAACCGCGTCTACTCACTGCAG TTTGATGGGACACACATCGTGAGTGGGTCCCTGGACACATCAATCCGCGTGTGGGATGTGGAGAGTGGGAACTGCCTGCACACACTCATGGGGCACCAGTCGCTCACCAGTGGGATGGAGCTGCGAGACAACATCCTCGTGTCCGGCAACGCTGACTCCACTGTCAAGATCTGGGACATCAAGACGGGGCAGTGCCTGCAGACACTGCAGG GTCCCAGCAAGCACCAGAGCGCTGTCACCTGCCTGCAGTTCAGCTCCAAGTTCGTGGTGACCAGCTCGGACGATGGCACAGTGAAGCTGTGGGACCTGAAGACAGGGGAGTTTGTGCGAAACCTTGTGGCCCTGGAGAgtgggggctcggggggggtCGTGTGGCGCATCCGTGCCTCCAACACAAAACTCGTGTGCGCCGTGGGCAGCCGCAACGGCACTGAGGAGACcaagctgctggtgctggacTTTGATGTGGACCTTAAGTGA